From the Selenomonas sp. oral taxon 920 genome, the window TGTCACCGCGATCTTCACATAGTCCGCAGGGGTATCGGCAATCAGCTCCGCGAGGTTTGCATTTGTCAGGAGGCTTTCCCCGAACCGCGCGCCGTGGCTCGCCCCGCGCAGGGTGATGACGGGCACGCCCATCGCCAGAGCCTCGCAGGTGGTGATGCCGCCCGTGTAGGGGAATGTGTCGAGCGCGATGTCCATATCCCCGTATTCTGCGAGATGGCCGCGGCTGAACGCACGCATCTCCACGCGTTCTGTGGAAATCCCGCAGCGCGCGAAACGCTTCGCCGCGAGCTCTCTGCCCTCCGCACTCCTAAAGAGCTTGCTCTTTAGGAGAAGACGGGAGCGCGGCACGGCATCGAGCACGGCACTCCAGAGCCGCAGCACCTCATCTGTCACCTTGCTGAAATTGTTGAACGAGCCGAACGTCACAGAACCGCTGTGCTCCATCGGCGGCAGGGCGACGGGGGGAAGCCTCTCGGGCAGCACATAGCAGAAATGGCTGTGCGGCAGACGGATCATCTCCTCGGTGAAGGAGGGATCTGCCGTCCCTATGGGATCGACGTGCACATCCGAGAGCATATAGTCGATGGCGGGAAGCCCCGTCGTATTGAAATAGCCGATGCCCGTCACCTGCACGGGCGCAGGTCGATGCGCGAGCACGGGAAGGCAGTTGTTCTGCGTGTGCCCCGCGAGATCGATGAGGATATCGATCTCATCCGCACGTATGCGTGCCGCCACCTCCTCCGCGGGCATTCCCTGTATGTTGCGCCACGCATCCGCCGCCGCACGCAGTGCGTGCGAGAGCGCGTCCTCCATGCAGTTTGCATAGCAGCAGACGGTAAAACGCGTGCGGTCATGGAGTGTGAGGAGCGGGCGGATCAGCGTCCCGACGGGGTGCGTGCGCAGGTCAGGCGAGATGTAGCCGATGCGGATGCGGTCGTGCCCGCGCACAGCGTCCGCACGAGACGCGAGCGGCGTGACATCCGCATAGAGCGCACCGTAGCCGCGTGCGAGATCTGTGTACGAGGAGCGCAGGCCCTCGGGCAGATAGTTCGCGGCAAAGAGCGCGTTGCTGTACTCCTCCGCCCTCTGCGTGGGGCGTGTCTCATGACGGCTGGATGCGAGGAACGCATCGATCGCCGCCGCGCTCTCACCCGTGATCGTCAGAGCTTCGCCGAGGAGGCTGTAGGCACTCGCGAGAAAGACCGTATGATAGGCGATGTTATCCCCTGCGGCAATCCTCCGTTCGAGCGCGGCAATCAAGGTGCGCAAATGCGTGATCTCGGTGCAGAACTTCCCCTCCGCACGGTCGATGTAGACCTCCTGCCGCGCTGCGCCCGCATGGTCGGCGCGCACCGCACGAATCTGCGCAAGATCCGCACGCGCCTCATCGTATTTCTCCAGCCCCGTCAGTGCCGCCGCACGGATATAGCGCATCTCCACATCCTCGGGCAGAGCCGCGAGCAGTTCCGCCGCCGCCTCTGCCGCGCGTGCGTACTCCTTCGCCTCGTACAGTGCATTCGCCCGCATCAACATCTCCTGCCGCCGCGCCGCTATGTTTTTCATGTGCTCACCTCCATCCGCTTTATTCGACGATGAGACACAAAATCCCTTTTCGTGCGCTATGCATGCTCCTCACAGAACCCGCCCCCGCAAAACATAGACTTTTCCCCGCGAAAATGCTATAATCAGTGTGAATTTTTATGGAACGAACACGAAGAGGTGACATTTTGGATTTGGATTTTGGACAGGGGCGCATCGTCCCGGTCAACCTCGAACACGAGATGAAGAACTCCTACATCGACTACGCGATGAGCGTCATCGTCGCACGCGCCCTCCCCGACGTGCGCGACGGACTGAAGCCCGTACACCGCCGCATCCTCTACGCGATGCAGGGCTCGGGCATGACGAGCTCCAAGCCGTACAAAAAGTCGGCGCGCATCGTCGGTGAAGTGCTCGGTAAATATCACCCGCACGGCGACACCTCCGTCTACGACGCGATCGTCCGCATGGCGCAGGACTTCTCCATGCGCTATATGCTCGCGGACGGACACGGCAACTTCGGCTCAGTCGACGGCGACTCGGCGGCGGCAATGCGCTACACCGAGGTACGCATGTCGAAGATCGCGGAGCTGATGCTGCGCGACATCGACAAGGAAACCGTCGACTTCAC encodes:
- a CDS encoding O-linked N-acetylglucosamine transferase, SPINDLY family protein — its product is MKNIAARRQEMLMRANALYEAKEYARAAEAAAELLAALPEDVEMRYIRAAALTGLEKYDEARADLAQIRAVRADHAGAARQEVYIDRAEGKFCTEITHLRTLIAALERRIAAGDNIAYHTVFLASAYSLLGEALTITGESAAAIDAFLASSRHETRPTQRAEEYSNALFAANYLPEGLRSSYTDLARGYGALYADVTPLASRADAVRGHDRIRIGYISPDLRTHPVGTLIRPLLTLHDRTRFTVCCYANCMEDALSHALRAAADAWRNIQGMPAEEVAARIRADEIDILIDLAGHTQNNCLPVLAHRPAPVQVTGIGYFNTTGLPAIDYMLSDVHVDPIGTADPSFTEEMIRLPHSHFCYVLPERLPPVALPPMEHSGSVTFGSFNNFSKVTDEVLRLWSAVLDAVPRSRLLLKSKLFRSAEGRELAAKRFARCGISTERVEMRAFSRGHLAEYGDMDIALDTFPYTGGITTCEALAMGVPVITLRGASHGARFGESLLTNANLAELIADTPADYVKIAVTLASSPETLASLRTNLRTILAHAPLTDARTYVRDVEAAYAEIWERFVHAAGRM